Proteins encoded by one window of uncultured Celeribacter sp.:
- a CDS encoding COQ9 family protein, with amino-acid sequence MPETLKEDKDMPTTAYPDPTREKLLDAALIHVVFDGWGPETFTSAVADSGVSEGLAKVAAPRGSVDLAAAYHKRGDREMVAALEAADLSEMRFRDRIAHAVWIRLQSVDREVVRRGMSLFSLPIYAAEGTKLVWETADAIWTALGDSSNDVNWYTKRATLSGVFASTVLFWLGDDSEGFVDTKAFLDRRIDDVMQIEKAKATVRGNKALAAMFALPNAVLSMVKAPAGVGRDDVPGTQNGTQNAGGASQ; translated from the coding sequence ATGCCCGAGACTCTGAAGGAGGACAAAGACATGCCAACCACCGCTTATCCCGATCCGACCCGTGAAAAACTGCTCGATGCAGCGCTGATTCACGTGGTTTTTGACGGTTGGGGACCGGAAACCTTCACATCCGCCGTGGCTGATTCGGGGGTCTCCGAAGGCTTGGCCAAGGTCGCGGCCCCGCGTGGATCGGTCGATTTGGCAGCCGCCTATCACAAACGTGGCGACCGGGAGATGGTGGCGGCGCTCGAAGCGGCGGACCTCTCAGAAATGCGGTTTCGCGACCGGATTGCGCACGCGGTGTGGATCCGGCTGCAATCGGTGGATCGCGAAGTGGTGCGACGCGGCATGTCGCTTTTCTCCCTGCCGATCTACGCGGCTGAAGGGACAAAGCTGGTGTGGGAAACGGCGGATGCGATCTGGACTGCCTTGGGCGACAGTTCGAATGATGTGAATTGGTACACGAAACGCGCGACACTATCGGGTGTGTTCGCATCGACCGTGCTGTTTTGGCTGGGCGATGACAGCGAAGGATTCGTCGACACCAAGGCCTTTCTTGACCGTCGCATCGACGATGTGATGCAGATCGAGAAAGCCAAAGCCACAGTGCGGGGCAATAAGGCGCTGGCTGCGATGTTCGCGCTGCCCAATGCGGTCTTGTCGATGGTCAAGGCGCCTGCGGGTGTGGGCCGCGACGATGTGCCCGGTACGCAAAACGGAACGCAAAATGCCGGAGGGGCGTCTCAATGA
- the rpsU gene encoding 30S ribosomal protein S21 codes for MQVSVRDNNVDQALRALKKKLQREGVFREMKLKQHFEKPSVKKAREKAEAVRRARKLARKKAQREGML; via the coding sequence ATGCAGGTTAGCGTTCGTGACAACAACGTCGATCAGGCCCTCCGGGCTCTGAAGAAAAAACTTCAACGCGAAGGCGTTTTCCGCGAAATGAAGCTCAAGCAACATTTCGAGAAGCCGTCCGTGAAGAAAGCGCGCGAGAAGGCCGAGGCCGTCCGCCGTGCCCGCAAGCTGGCTCGTAAAAAAGCTCAGCGCGAAGGCATGCTCTAA
- a CDS encoding zinc-dependent alcohol dehydrogenase family protein codes for MKAAVLTAFNEPLEIKDVPEPELTDDGAIVEVKACGICRSDWHGWKGEWTGFLAPLPMIGGHEMSGIVKAVGKNVRKVKVGDRVVVPFTCGDGTCHHCLEGHSNVCDNQTMPGFTYNGGFAEYAHVPVADFNLIPLPEEVGFEQAAGMGCRFMTAYHGVLSVGQVKPGEWVAVYGAGGVGLSAIQIATAAGANVIAVDIAQDKLDFATRMGAVHAVNSKDTDPVEAIKEITHGGAHVSIDALGINATLQSSLKSVQRKGRAVQIGMTPMGKEGEIPITVNSIIADEVSFLGSFGMPRSEFPYLLSQVATKKLQPGDLVTATTNLSGIIDVYNDMSNFNVNGVTVITDFTS; via the coding sequence ATGAAAGCAGCAGTTCTGACCGCCTTCAATGAACCCCTTGAAATCAAGGACGTTCCTGAGCCTGAGCTGACCGATGATGGAGCCATCGTGGAGGTGAAAGCCTGTGGCATCTGCCGCAGCGACTGGCATGGCTGGAAAGGCGAGTGGACCGGGTTTCTCGCGCCTTTGCCGATGATCGGCGGGCATGAGATGAGCGGTATCGTGAAGGCCGTGGGCAAGAACGTGCGCAAGGTCAAGGTGGGTGACCGGGTGGTCGTGCCCTTTACCTGTGGCGATGGCACCTGTCATCATTGTCTCGAAGGTCATTCCAACGTTTGCGACAATCAGACCATGCCGGGGTTCACCTACAATGGCGGCTTCGCGGAATATGCCCATGTGCCGGTCGCCGATTTCAACCTTATTCCGCTGCCGGAAGAGGTCGGGTTTGAACAGGCCGCTGGTATGGGCTGTCGTTTCATGACCGCCTATCACGGCGTGCTCAGCGTCGGTCAGGTCAAGCCCGGCGAATGGGTCGCGGTCTATGGCGCGGGCGGTGTCGGCCTGTCGGCGATTCAGATCGCGACGGCGGCGGGCGCCAATGTCATCGCCGTGGACATCGCGCAGGACAAGCTCGACTTCGCCACGCGCATGGGCGCGGTGCATGCGGTCAACAGCAAGGACACCGATCCGGTCGAGGCGATCAAGGAGATCACCCACGGCGGCGCACATGTCAGCATCGACGCGCTGGGGATCAATGCGACGCTTCAAAGCTCGCTCAAAAGCGTCCAGCGCAAGGGCCGCGCGGTGCAGATCGGTATGACTCCGATGGGCAAAGAGGGCGAAATTCCGATCACGGTGAACAGCATCATCGCGGATGAAGTCTCCTTCCTCGGCTCTTTCGGTATGCCGCGCAGCGAATTCCCCTACCTCTTGAGCCAGGTGGCGACGAAAAAACTGCAGCCAGGTGATCTTGTGACCGCGACGACCAACCTGTCGGGGATCATTGATGTCTATAACGATATGTCGAATTTCAATGTGAACGGGGTGACGGTGATCACCGATTTCACAAGCTGA
- a CDS encoding DEAD/DEAH box helicase — MLTPLSDALAERGFDTLTDVQTAVTAPELAEADLLVSAQTGSGKTVGFGLAIAPTLLGDAERFDHAGSPLALAIAPTRELAMQVARELEWLYGKTGVRISTCIGGMDARTERRSLERGAHIVVGTPGRLRDHITRGALDLSDIRAIVLDEADEMLDLGFREDLEFMLGEAPEDRRTLLFSATVSKSIAEIAKTYQRDAVRVTTISEREQHSDISYQVIQCAPRDSEHAIINLLRYHDSQTSIVFANTRAAVARLAARFANRGFAVVSLSGELSQDERSHALQALRDGRARVCVATDVAARGIDLPNLELVIHADLPTNTEGLLHRSGRTGRAGRKGISALIAPDNVSKKAARLLKWAKIDAEWKYAPTAEEILALDESRLMDDPAWAAELTEGELQFAEKLHDRFSPEQIAVACLRLYRAGLSAPEELNVHTAKRPQDPRAEFGPSAWVSLSVGRNQRAEPRWLLPLLCRAGNLEKAQIGKIRMEDDETFVELKESALTGFMDHLGPDASLEDEITVTALPGAPAFAPRQSPAGRPGKGGPKKRFDKPRGNVSSQEYLEGQERPQRSFDKKPAAKKPYEKKPRKERDDAVHAPAKPARKPRVGGGSGSGAAPAGTGKPKAKFEKPKFDRSKPAGKKPHRKGGKPPARGGDATPRRKN; from the coding sequence ATGCTGACGCCCCTTTCCGACGCGCTCGCCGAGCGCGGTTTTGACACACTTACCGACGTGCAAACCGCCGTCACCGCCCCCGAGCTTGCGGAGGCGGATCTTTTGGTGTCGGCCCAGACGGGGTCGGGCAAAACCGTGGGCTTTGGTCTCGCCATTGCGCCGACGCTTTTGGGTGATGCGGAGCGGTTCGATCATGCCGGAAGCCCGCTGGCTCTGGCCATCGCACCGACACGCGAATTGGCGATGCAGGTGGCCCGCGAGCTGGAGTGGCTTTACGGCAAAACCGGCGTGCGCATCTCGACCTGTATCGGCGGTATGGATGCCCGCACCGAACGCCGTAGCCTTGAGCGCGGCGCGCATATCGTGGTCGGCACGCCGGGCCGTTTGCGCGATCACATCACGCGCGGTGCGCTGGACCTCTCGGATATTCGCGCCATCGTGCTGGATGAAGCCGACGAGATGTTGGACTTGGGCTTCCGCGAGGATCTCGAATTCATGCTGGGCGAAGCGCCCGAGGACCGTCGCACGCTGTTGTTCTCGGCCACCGTGTCGAAATCCATCGCCGAAATTGCCAAGACCTATCAACGCGATGCCGTGCGTGTGACCACAATCAGCGAGCGCGAACAGCACAGCGACATCTCCTATCAGGTGATCCAATGTGCGCCGCGCGATTCCGAGCACGCGATCATCAACCTGCTGCGCTATCACGACAGCCAGACTTCCATCGTGTTTGCCAACACGCGTGCTGCCGTGGCGCGTCTGGCCGCGCGCTTCGCCAACCGTGGCTTTGCCGTCGTGAGCCTCTCGGGTGAGCTGTCGCAGGACGAGCGTAGCCACGCGTTGCAGGCGCTCCGCGATGGGCGTGCGCGTGTTTGTGTCGCCACCGACGTGGCCGCGCGCGGGATCGACCTGCCCAATCTGGAACTGGTGATCCACGCCGATCTGCCGACCAACACCGAAGGCCTGTTGCACCGCTCCGGTCGGACGGGTCGTGCCGGTCGCAAAGGCATCTCCGCGCTGATCGCGCCCGATAACGTTTCGAAAAAGGCGGCGCGCCTGTTGAAATGGGCAAAGATCGACGCGGAATGGAAATATGCGCCCACTGCCGAAGAAATCCTCGCCCTAGATGAAAGCCGTTTGATGGACGATCCGGCTTGGGCGGCGGAGCTGACGGAAGGTGAGCTGCAATTCGCCGAAAAACTCCACGACCGTTTCTCCCCGGAACAGATCGCGGTCGCTTGTCTGCGTCTCTATCGTGCGGGCCTGTCCGCACCTGAGGAGTTGAACGTCCACACCGCGAAACGCCCGCAAGACCCGCGCGCCGAGTTCGGCCCGTCGGCCTGGGTGTCGCTATCTGTCGGGCGTAACCAGCGCGCTGAGCCGCGCTGGCTTTTGCCGCTTTTGTGTCGGGCGGGCAATCTGGAGAAAGCCCAGATCGGCAAAATCCGCATGGAGGACGATGAGACCTTTGTGGAGCTGAAAGAGTCGGCTCTGACGGGCTTCATGGATCACCTCGGTCCCGATGCGTCGCTCGAAGACGAGATCACCGTGACGGCTCTGCCCGGCGCACCGGCCTTTGCACCGCGTCAAAGCCCTGCGGGGCGTCCCGGTAAAGGTGGGCCGAAGAAGCGCTTTGACAAACCGCGCGGGAATGTCTCTTCGCAGGAGTATCTCGAGGGGCAGGAGCGTCCGCAGCGGTCGTTCGACAAAAAGCCCGCCGCCAAGAAGCCCTATGAGAAAAAGCCACGCAAGGAACGCGACGATGCGGTTCATGCGCCCGCGAAGCCTGCGCGCAAACCACGTGTGGGCGGGGGCTCTGGAAGTGGCGCAGCTCCGGCTGGGACCGGTAAGCCCAAGGCCAAGTTCGAGAAGCCGAAATTCGATCGCTCCAAACCGGCAGGCAAGAAACCGCATCGCAAAGGCGGCAAGCCGCCCGCACGCGGGGGCGATGCCACGCCGCGCCGCAAGAACTGA
- a CDS encoding DUF779 domain-containing protein: protein MPLNRVTITDAARSLLDEIVADHGPVMFVQSGGCCDGSSPMCYKNGDYMIGARDIKLGEVAGAPVWISESLFEIWRHSQMILDAGPGHGAGFSLDTGRGTCFLSRSRVFTDEEWAEIEAAEA from the coding sequence ATGCCCCTCAACCGTGTGACGATCACAGACGCCGCCCGCAGCCTTCTCGACGAGATTGTCGCGGACCACGGCCCTGTGATGTTCGTGCAGTCGGGGGGCTGTTGTGATGGCTCCTCGCCGATGTGTTACAAAAACGGCGACTATATGATCGGCGCGCGTGACATCAAACTGGGCGAAGTCGCAGGCGCGCCGGTTTGGATTTCCGAAAGCCTGTTCGAGATTTGGCGCCACAGCCAGATGATCCTGGACGCAGGCCCCGGCCATGGCGCGGGATTTTCCCTGGATACCGGGCGGGGCACTTGCTTTCTGTCGCGCTCTCGGGTGTTTACGGATGAGGAATGGGCCGAGATCGAAGCCGCTGAGGCCTGA
- the adh gene encoding aldehyde dehydrogenase yields MNVQSEANAKYASPFKSRYDNFIGGKFTPPVNGRYFDNTTPITGEAVCEVARSDAADIELALDAAHAAKTAWGLTSATERSNLLLKIADRIEENLEIIATAETWDNGKPIRETMAADIPLAVDHFRYFSGVLRGQEGSMSEIDADTVAYHYHEPLGVVGQIIPWNFSILMAAWKLAPALAAGNCIVMKPAEQTPAAIMVMMELIADLLPDGVLNIVNGYGAEVGAPLARSPRIAKIAFTGSTATGRMIMQYATENLIPVTLELGGKSPNIFFSDVMREDDAFLDKAVEGFVLFAFNQGEVCTCPSRALIQEDIYEEFIERCIARVKAIKQGDPRDIETMVGAQASSEQQEKILSYLTIGREEGAEVLVGGDAARFNGELSGGYYVQPTILKGHNKMRVFQEEIFGPVVSVTTFKDEEEALHIANDTMYGLGAGVWSRDMNTCYRFGRHIQAGRVWVNNYHAYPAHAAFGGYKQSGVGRENHKMMLDHYQQTKNMLVSYNPNKLGFF; encoded by the coding sequence ATGAACGTACAATCCGAAGCCAACGCGAAATACGCGTCGCCTTTCAAATCCCGCTATGACAACTTCATCGGCGGCAAGTTTACCCCGCCCGTCAATGGTCGCTATTTCGACAACACCACGCCGATCACCGGCGAAGCGGTGTGTGAAGTGGCGCGCTCTGATGCGGCTGACATCGAATTGGCGCTGGACGCCGCCCATGCTGCGAAAACCGCTTGGGGCCTGACCAGCGCGACGGAACGCTCCAACCTTTTGTTGAAAATCGCGGACCGTATCGAAGAGAATCTCGAAATCATCGCCACCGCTGAGACCTGGGACAACGGTAAACCGATTCGGGAAACCATGGCCGCCGACATTCCCTTGGCGGTTGACCATTTCCGCTACTTCTCCGGCGTGCTGCGCGGTCAGGAAGGCTCGATGTCCGAGATCGACGCGGACACCGTGGCCTATCACTACCACGAGCCGCTGGGCGTTGTGGGGCAGATCATTCCTTGGAACTTCTCCATCCTGATGGCGGCGTGGAAACTGGCGCCGGCTCTGGCCGCGGGCAACTGCATCGTGATGAAACCGGCGGAACAGACCCCGGCTGCAATCATGGTGATGATGGAACTCATCGCCGACCTGCTGCCCGATGGTGTGCTCAACATCGTCAACGGCTATGGCGCCGAAGTGGGGGCGCCGCTGGCCCGTTCACCGCGCATCGCGAAAATCGCCTTCACCGGCTCGACCGCAACCGGTCGCATGATCATGCAATACGCCACCGAAAACCTCATTCCGGTGACGCTTGAGCTTGGCGGCAAATCCCCGAACATCTTCTTCTCCGACGTGATGCGCGAAGACGATGCCTTCCTCGACAAGGCTGTCGAAGGTTTCGTGCTCTTCGCCTTCAACCAAGGCGAGGTCTGCACCTGCCCGAGCCGTGCGCTCATTCAGGAAGACATCTACGAAGAGTTCATCGAACGCTGTATCGCCCGCGTGAAAGCCATCAAACAGGGTGACCCGCGTGACATCGAAACCATGGTCGGCGCGCAGGCGAGCTCTGAGCAGCAGGAGAAAATCCTGTCCTACCTGACCATCGGTCGCGAAGAAGGCGCCGAAGTTCTCGTGGGCGGTGATGCGGCCCGCTTCAACGGCGAGCTTTCGGGCGGCTACTATGTCCAGCCGACGATCCTCAAAGGCCACAACAAAATGCGTGTGTTCCAAGAGGAAATCTTTGGCCCGGTTGTCTCCGTGACCACCTTTAAGGACGAAGAAGAAGCGCTCCATATCGCCAATGACACCATGTACGGCCTCGGCGCCGGTGTGTGGTCGCGCGATATGAACACCTGCTACCGCTTCGGGCGTCATATTCAGGCCGGTCGTGTTTGGGTGAACAACTACCACGCTTACCCGGCGCATGCGGCCTTCGGTGGCTACAAACAGTCGGGTGTGGGTCGTGAGAACCACAAGATGATGCTCGACCACTACCAGCAGACCAAGAACATGCTGGTGAGCTACAACCCGAACAAGCTGGGCTTCTTCTAA
- a CDS encoding GAF domain-containing protein has translation MRTSHADHIISAVESDTVGTRLTASWRRSMKKHGLDPTRTPQPKRFSDLEIQERRARLEGFMDLATPKLDHLFQMVGNTGCSVLMTDRDGVILDQRSKDADSDTFQAWGLWAGFDWSEQSEGTNGIGTCIAEGRNLIIHRDEHFMSRNTAMSCMDSPIFGPDGELIAALDVSSCRADQTEAYARLISGVVAQTAKQIESEAFRAAFPKARIIAGPEDRPEGAVLLAVDQDDLVIGATRAARRAYGLGLGTVIDPRPASDILGRDSSVSALERAERAALKRAIARAGGNMSAAARELGIGRATLYRRMKRLGIGENGEN, from the coding sequence ATGCGCACAAGTCACGCTGATCACATCATTTCTGCCGTCGAATCAGACACGGTCGGGACGCGTCTGACCGCCAGTTGGCGACGCTCGATGAAGAAACACGGGCTTGATCCGACCCGCACGCCGCAACCAAAGCGATTCTCCGATCTCGAAATTCAGGAACGTCGCGCGCGGCTCGAAGGCTTCATGGATTTGGCCACGCCAAAGCTCGATCACCTGTTCCAGATGGTCGGTAACACGGGCTGTTCCGTGTTGATGACGGATCGCGACGGGGTCATTTTGGACCAGCGCTCGAAAGATGCCGACAGCGACACGTTTCAGGCCTGGGGCCTTTGGGCCGGGTTCGATTGGTCGGAACAATCTGAGGGCACCAACGGCATCGGCACCTGTATCGCCGAAGGGCGCAATCTCATCATCCATCGTGATGAGCATTTCATGAGCCGCAACACCGCGATGTCCTGTATGGATTCTCCGATTTTCGGACCCGATGGCGAATTGATCGCGGCGCTGGATGTGTCGTCCTGCCGCGCCGATCAGACCGAGGCCTATGCCCGGCTGATTTCAGGCGTCGTGGCGCAAACCGCGAAACAGATCGAATCGGAGGCCTTCCGTGCCGCCTTTCCCAAAGCCCGCATCATCGCGGGGCCAGAGGATCGCCCCGAGGGCGCTGTGCTTTTGGCCGTGGATCAGGACGATCTCGTGATCGGGGCGACGCGGGCGGCGCGTCGGGCCTATGGTTTGGGGCTTGGTACCGTGATCGACCCGCGCCCGGCCTCTGATATTTTGGGCCGCGACAGTTCCGTCTCCGCCCTCGAGCGCGCCGAACGCGCAGCACTTAAACGGGCCATTGCGCGCGCGGGCGGCAATATGTCTGCGGCGGCGCGCGAACTTGGGATCGGGCGCGCAACCCTCTATCGCCGGATGAAACGGCTCGGGATCGGCGAAAACGGCGAAAATTGA
- a CDS encoding Lrp/AsnC family transcriptional regulator produces the protein MTKLDDTDRRILRILQVRGRISNADLAQEANVSSSACHRRVQRLEAEGIIRDYVALLDPRHLDRRATVFVEVTLTSQADDILAAFEKAVRNMPDVLECHLMAGKADYILKVVAADTDHFAEVHRQLVRLPGVQTMQSSFAMRTVFKTTALPV, from the coding sequence ATGACCAAGCTCGACGACACAGATCGCCGCATTTTGCGCATTTTGCAGGTGAGAGGCCGGATTTCGAACGCTGATCTGGCGCAGGAGGCCAATGTGTCGAGCTCCGCCTGTCATCGCCGGGTGCAACGGTTGGAGGCCGAAGGGATCATCCGCGATTACGTCGCGCTTCTGGACCCGCGCCATCTCGATCGCCGGGCAACCGTCTTTGTCGAGGTGACCCTGACCAGCCAAGCAGACGATATTTTGGCCGCTTTCGAGAAAGCCGTGCGCAACATGCCCGACGTATTGGAATGTCATCTCATGGCGGGCAAGGCGGACTACATCCTCAAGGTCGTGGCCGCCGACACAGATCATTTCGCCGAAGTGCATCGCCAGCTCGTGCGCCTGCCGGGGGTTCAGACGATGCAGTCGTCTTTCGCCATGCGCACGGTGTTCAAGACCACGGCTCTGCCGGTTTGA
- the mscL gene encoding large conductance mechanosensitive channel protein MscL, giving the protein MLKEFKAFIAKGNVMDMAVGIIVGAAFTAIVKSMVADLINPIIGIFTGGLDFTNRFVVISGDVAPGTSLEAAREAGASIFAYGSFIMAVINFLIIAFVVFMLVRYVNKVKALAEKPEEVVPEVPAGPSELDILIEIRDSLKK; this is encoded by the coding sequence ATGTTGAAAGAATTCAAGGCGTTTATCGCCAAGGGCAACGTCATGGACATGGCCGTCGGCATCATCGTCGGTGCGGCGTTTACGGCGATTGTCAAATCCATGGTTGCCGATCTGATCAACCCGATCATCGGCATTTTCACCGGCGGTCTCGATTTCACCAACCGTTTTGTCGTGATCTCCGGCGATGTGGCGCCGGGCACCTCTTTGGAAGCTGCACGCGAGGCGGGGGCGTCGATTTTTGCCTATGGCTCCTTCATCATGGCCGTGATCAACTTTCTGATCATCGCCTTCGTGGTCTTCATGCTGGTGCGCTACGTCAACAAGGTGAAAGCTTTGGCCGAGAAGCCGGAAGAGGTTGTGCCAGAGGTGCCGGCCGGCCCGTCCGAGCTTGATATCCTGATCGAGATCCGCGACTCGCTCAAAAAGTAA
- a CDS encoding glutathione S-transferase N-terminal domain-containing protein, protein MPQTVTHPITARWPAQTPEKLQLYSYPTPNGVKVSAALEEMGLDYEAHLVTLADADVKSPEFLALNPNNKIPAIIDPDGPDGTQIELFESGAILIYLAEKTGKFLSKDPKTRYETIQWLMFQMGGLGPMFGQLGFFYKFAGAKIEDPTARDRYINESKRLLNVLEERLEGRDWIMGDYSIADMAIAPWLNALEFYGAKDVVGYHDLKNVPAYVERFYARPAVAKAINIPPRPE, encoded by the coding sequence ATGCCTCAGACCGTCACTCACCCGATCACCGCCCGCTGGCCCGCCCAAACCCCGGAAAAGCTGCAACTCTATTCTTATCCCACGCCCAATGGCGTAAAGGTCTCCGCCGCGCTTGAGGAAATGGGGCTGGACTACGAGGCGCACCTCGTGACGCTTGCGGACGCCGACGTCAAAAGCCCCGAATTTCTCGCCCTCAACCCGAACAACAAAATCCCCGCGATCATCGACCCGGACGGTCCCGATGGGACACAGATCGAACTGTTCGAAAGCGGCGCGATCCTGATTTATCTCGCTGAGAAAACCGGAAAATTCCTCTCGAAAGACCCGAAGACCCGCTATGAGACGATCCAGTGGCTGATGTTCCAGATGGGCGGCCTCGGGCCGATGTTCGGCCAACTCGGGTTCTTTTACAAATTCGCAGGCGCCAAGATAGAAGACCCCACCGCGCGCGATCGCTACATCAACGAGAGCAAACGGCTTTTGAATGTGCTCGAAGAGCGCCTTGAGGGCCGCGACTGGATCATGGGCGACTATTCCATCGCCGATATGGCCATCGCGCCCTGGCTCAACGCGTTGGAATTCTATGGCGCGAAGGATGTCGTGGGCTATCACGATCTTAAAAACGTACCGGCCTATGTCGAGCGGTTCTATGCGCGCCCCGCGGTGGCCAAGGCCATCAACATTCCGCCGCGTCCCGAGTAA
- a CDS encoding glycosyltransferase family 39 protein produces the protein MTRLPTAPSANASATQRVTVAFVLIVTVYFLAQMALRMILGGALETDEAEMLLMTPGLRWGYGPQLPLYNWLQTALFAVFGETLFALSLLKNLLLWLTYMFVFLGLRAFVPARIAALSALSLFLIPDIAWEAQRATTHSNMLLATIAASIAAWLWALKTGHWRAWALLGLAMGLGGIAKYNFWAIPAGLFLASLTLPQSRRRVLTPQALIAPLITVLIVAGPYLWMMNNPDLSLSSVGKIAIDQEADHLIPKGVSLYLEGLAILSILPALVAVALRLASRTSSTRVETNWVVSLFLRSFLFLAVTGGIVVWLADVGHITPRWLLPVVLPLVIGAFLWLTPRLSHGATIGYLVTLGLFAALVFTGLSMDRYKAGARRDLDFMPLVTQIEGMDLPQGTLIVADFYIGGNLARIRPDWTIHPDLPASAREEAATDILLLGRLVTSDPELKQLAATVGWPLAQQAEYDKGEKIELPFHHSDRMLLLHMLRGTAN, from the coding sequence ATGACACGATTACCAACGGCCCCTTCGGCAAATGCATCCGCGACACAGCGCGTCACGGTGGCATTTGTCCTGATCGTCACAGTTTATTTTCTCGCGCAGATGGCTTTGCGGATGATCCTCGGTGGGGCGCTGGAAACCGATGAGGCGGAAATGCTGCTGATGACCCCCGGCTTGCGCTGGGGGTACGGGCCGCAATTGCCGCTTTACAATTGGTTGCAGACGGCCCTTTTTGCGGTCTTCGGAGAGACGCTTTTCGCCCTCTCTTTGCTTAAGAACCTGCTGCTTTGGCTCACATATATGTTCGTGTTCTTGGGCCTGCGGGCCTTTGTGCCAGCCCGGATCGCGGCTCTGAGCGCCCTGTCGCTGTTTCTCATTCCCGACATCGCCTGGGAAGCGCAACGTGCAACGACGCATTCCAATATGCTGCTTGCGACCATTGCCGCCAGCATCGCGGCCTGGCTTTGGGCATTGAAGACCGGACATTGGCGGGCTTGGGCGCTGCTGGGCCTCGCCATGGGATTGGGTGGCATCGCGAAATACAATTTCTGGGCCATCCCTGCGGGGCTGTTTCTGGCCTCTCTCACCTTGCCCCAATCGCGACGCAGGGTGTTGACGCCTCAGGCCCTTATCGCGCCGCTCATTACAGTCTTGATCGTGGCGGGGCCTTATCTTTGGATGATGAACAACCCCGATCTGTCTCTGTCTTCCGTTGGTAAAATTGCGATAGATCAGGAGGCGGATCACCTCATTCCGAAAGGTGTTTCCCTCTATCTTGAGGGGCTTGCCATCCTCTCGATCCTGCCCGCGCTTGTCGCGGTGGCGCTTAGGCTTGCCAGCCGCACATCTTCCACCCGGGTCGAAACGAATTGGGTCGTTTCTCTGTTTTTGCGCAGCTTTCTCTTTTTGGCCGTCACGGGAGGCATTGTCGTGTGGCTGGCGGATGTCGGCCATATCACCCCGCGTTGGCTTTTGCCCGTGGTTCTGCCTCTGGTGATCGGTGCGTTTCTTTGGCTGACGCCCCGCCTTTCGCACGGCGCCACCATCGGCTATCTCGTCACACTGGGCCTTTTCGCAGCACTGGTTTTCACCGGGTTGTCGATGGATCGCTACAAGGCCGGCGCACGGCGCGATCTCGATTTCATGCCGCTCGTCACGCAGATAGAGGGAATGGACCTGCCGCAAGGCACATTGATCGTCGCGGATTTTTACATCGGTGGCAATCTGGCGCGGATCAGACCGGATTGGACCATTCACCCCGATCTGCCCGCAAGCGCCCGTGAGGAGGCCGCGACAGACATTCTCCTCCTCGGTCGCCTTGTGACCTCCGATCCCGAACTAAAACAGCTGGCCGCCACTGTCGGTTGGCCGCTGGCGCAACAGGCCGAATATGATAAGGGGGAGAAGATTGAGCTTCCTTTCCATCATAGCGACCGCATGCTTTTGCTGCATATGCTGCGCGGGACGGCGAACTAA